The DNA region GCCTTCGGGCAGGACGATATGCTGCTTGTTGCGCTTGGCCTTTTCGATGAGACCGTACTCGAACATCTGCGGAGTGACCTTGGTCGATTTCCGGGTATCGAGACGCTGCCGAAGCTCGTCCGTGGCCACGTTCTCCTCGAACACGCCAAGGGCGGAAGCGATCTTCTTCTGATCGCCCGGCTCGATCTTGCCGTACATGTTGTACAGGCGGCGCGCGGTCTGGAAGGTGGCCTCCTTGCCGAGCAATACGGGCACGGGCACGCCGGTCCAGCCGTCGATGAGCCGGGCCACGCTCTTGCCGGGGGCGATGCCGCCGGTGAGCAGGATTCCGGAGATGTCGGGATATGAGGACGACTGCCGGGATGCCAGGCTGCTGACGATGATGTCCGAGCGGTCGCCAGGAGTGACCACCAGGCTGCCGCGCTCAATGTAATTGAGAAAATTTTCGATCTGCATGGCGGCAACGACGATGTCGTCGACCTGGGTGCCCAGATTTTCCTTGCCGTAAAGCACTTCCGCCCCAACCCACTTCATGACGTCGCCCACCGTGGGCTTGCCCAGAATGGCCACCTCGGGGATGATGTAGAGCAGCATGTCGGGCTTGTTCATGGACTTCTTGAGCGCGATGCGCAGGGCTTCGCGATCCGGGACGTCGGTGCGGTTTATGACCACGCCGAGAATGTCCACGGCCTTGTCGGCAAAAGATTCCACCGCAAGCTTGGTCGTGCTTATGATCTCGTGTTCGGTCTTCTGGCAGGCGTTGGAGATGACCAGAAGCGGGCTGCCCAGGTTGGCGGCGATGTCGGCGTTGATGTCGAACTCGAACGCGGGGCTGGTGCCCTCGAAATCCGTGCCTTCAAGCAGAACGAAATCGCACTTGCTCTCCAGCTCTTTATATTTATTGATGATTTTTTCGATCAGAAGAGAATGCTGACCCGCGTTGACCAGTTCCTTGGCCTGCTGCATGGTCAGGGCGTAGGTCTCGCTGTACTGCAGGCCCAGGTAGAACTGGGACAGTACGAGGTCGATGTCGTGGTCCTTGCGGTCAGGCACATCGTTGATGATGGGTCTGAAAAAACCGACACGCCGAATGTCGCGCAGGAGCATTTGCATGACGCCCAGAACGATGGCTGATTTTCCGCTTCGAGATTCCGTTGCCGTAATGTATAGATTTCTGGCCATAGTGCTTCCCTTGAAAGCCGGTTTCTTCTGGGACGCGCACCGTGAATGATTCGTGGCGACCCGTCAAATTGGTTGGTTACACAATCCGGTTGTTTGTGAAAAAAAGAGAACGATTAGTCAATGCCTTTTTTTCGACGGAATTTCAACCAACTGCATTATTAATTGAAAAGGCGTCGACACCGGGGTCAAAACCCCGCGCGCCGACGCCGTGTCTCATTAAAGCGTTTCCGCGTAGATTTCCATGACGTGTTTGACCGCGACATTGTCCTTGTTCTGGGAGAGCATGTCGGAGATCTGCATCATGCACGCAGGACAACCAGTGGCCACAATCTGGGCTCCGGAAGCGACGATGTTGTCGCGCTTCTGGGTCCCGATATCCTTGGAGACCTTGTAGTGCTGCAGGTTGAAGCTGCCGCCGCAACCGCAGCAGCGGTCGGCGTCGGCCATTTCAACGAATTCCACGTTCGGGTTGGTCTTCAAAAGCTGCCGGGGCTGCTCGGAGACCTTCATGGACTTCTTCAGGTGACAGGGGTCATGGTAGGTGATCTTGGCCCCATGACCTTCGACGGGCATGGCCACCTTCAGCACATCTACCATGAACTGGTTCACGTCCATGACCTTGGCGGACATGGCCGCGATGCGATCCTGCATGCTCTGGGTCTTGTCCCCGGACATGAGCGGCCACAGCTCGTGCATGGTCGCCGTGCAGGTGGCGCAGGCAGTGAGCAGGTAATCGAAGTTCTCCTTCTCAAAGACCTCAAGGTTGCGCTTGACCAGCTTGTCGAAGGACTCCTTGTCCCCGGAAGCCAGGGCCGGAATGCCACAGCAGGCCTGACCGGAAGGCATGTAGATGCCGACCTCGTGGTGTGTCAGGGCCTTGAGCACGGCCTGACCGACCCGGGGGTAGATCTTGTCGATGACGCAACCGGGGAAGAAGGCCACGCGGTACCCGCTCTTTCCGGGGCGGGTATTGCGGGTCGGCTCCAGCTTGCGCAGGGGCTTCGGGGCCAGGGGCATGAAATGCCGCTCGCCGATGACCGGAGCGTTGACGATGCGCGAACAGGAAGACCCGATGACATCATTGGCCGTCTTGGTGAACACGCCCTGGAACTTGGAGGCCACGTCCAGCACGGAGTTGAAGAGCGCCGGCTTGGTCAGAAGACCCTGGAAGATAACCTTCTTGACGGTGGGCAAACCCATGTACGTGTTCACGATGACGCGGGCTTTCAGGAAAATGTCCAGCACCTTCACGCCGCTGGGACAGTTGGCCGCGCATGAGCCGCACAGCAGGCACATGTTCAGCTTGTCCTGCACTCCCTCGGGATCCTTGATCATTTCATGCGACAGGTTTTCCAGGAGCGCGATCTTGCCCCGGGCCACGTCGCCCTCATTCATGGTTTCGGCAAACACCGGACAAACCGCCTGGCACAAGCCGCACTTCATGCACGCGACCATCTGGTCGTCGAGTTCATGCAGCATTTTGGCCAGTTGATGAACGTCTGCAGTCATGACTAGCCTCCGATGATTTTGCCGGGATTGAGCAGGTAATTGGGATCCACTGCTTTCTTGAGCCTGCGCGAGTAAATGATGGTCGCCTTGGAAGTTTCCTTCTCCAGCCACTTGGACTTGGCCGTACCGATGCCGTGCTCGCCGGACAGGGTGCCACCAAGGGACAGGGCCACGTCGAAGATCTCGTCAACGGCCTGCTCCACGCGATGGAATTCTTCCTTGTCGCGCCTGTCGGTCAGGATGGTCGGATGCAGATTGCCGTCACCGGCATGGCCGAAGGTGCCGATCTGCAGCTTGTACTTGGCGCCGATGTTGTTGATGGCCGTGATCATGGCCGGAATCTGGCTGCGCGGCACGGTGGCGTCTTCGAGCACGGTGGTCGGACGGGCGCGCGCCAGGGCAGGCAACGCGTTGCGGCGGGCTTCCCAGAGCTTGTTCTTCTCGGCGGCGTCCTTGGCCATCTGAACGCGTTTGGCGCCGTGCTTCTTGCAGATATCAAGAACCTTTTGAGCGTCGTCCTCGACCAGGGCGATGTGGCCGCCGTCGACCTCGATCAGCAGAATGGCGGCGGCGTCACGCGGCAGGCCGGCCTTGGTGAAATCCTCGACGTAGTTGATGGTCGCGTTGTCGAGCAGTTCCAGGGTGCAGGGGACGATCTTGTTGGCGATGATGGCAGCGACGGTCTCGGAAGCCTTGGCGATGTCGTCGAATTCGGCGAGCATGGCCTTGGAGGCGACTGGCGGCGGAACGAGCTTCAGGATGATCTCGTCGAAAACGCCAAGGGTCCCTTCGGAACCGACCATGAGCTGGGCGATATTGAGGCCTGTTACGCATTTGACGGTCTTGCCGCCGGACTTGATGTATTCGCCCTCGGCGTTCCAGAAATTGACGCCCATGACGTAGTCTTTGGTCACGCCGTACTTGAGGCCGCGCAGGCCGCCTGCGTTCTCGGCGACGTTGCCGCCCAGGGTGGACACGGCCTGTGAGCCCGGATCGGGCGGATAGAAAAGGCCACGCTTGGCCACTTCGGCCGCGAACTTGGCGGTAACTGCGCCGGGCTGGACCACGGCGTAGAGGTCCTGTTCGTTGATTTCCAAAATTTTGTTGAGACCGTTGGTCAGGATGACGACGCCATGTTCCTTGGTGGGGATGGTGCCGCCGCTCAGATTGGTACCGGCGCCGCGAACGGTCATGGGCAGCTTGTTCTCGTTGCACAGGGCCACGGTTCTGCCCAGCTGCTCGCTGTTTGTCGGACGCAGGACCAGCTCGGGGATGACCGCGTCAAGCACTGCGGCATCATAGGAATAGGAGTGC from Desulfomicrobium apsheronum includes:
- the pta gene encoding phosphate acetyltransferase, whose product is MARNLYITATESRSGKSAIVLGVMQMLLRDIRRVGFFRPIINDVPDRKDHDIDLVLSQFYLGLQYSETYALTMQQAKELVNAGQHSLLIEKIINKYKELESKCDFVLLEGTDFEGTSPAFEFDINADIAANLGSPLLVISNACQKTEHEIISTTKLAVESFADKAVDILGVVINRTDVPDREALRIALKKSMNKPDMLLYIIPEVAILGKPTVGDVMKWVGAEVLYGKENLGTQVDDIVVAAMQIENFLNYIERGSLVVTPGDRSDIIVSSLASRQSSSYPDISGILLTGGIAPGKSVARLIDGWTGVPVPVLLGKEATFQTARRLYNMYGKIEPGDQKKIASALGVFEENVATDELRQRLDTRKSTKVTPQMFEYGLIEKAKRNKQHIVLPEGGDDRILRAADILLRRGVVDLTILGDPKAIASMTSQLGLSLTGVNIIDPAASPDYGDYVSTFMDLRKKKGVSKEVACDCMVDPTYYGTMMVFKGQADGMVSGAINTTAHTIRPAFQIIKTKPGASIVSSVFLMCLKDRVLVFGDCAVNPNPTAPQLAEIAMNSAETARIFGVEPRVAMLSYSTGDSGAGGDVDVVIEATRIAREKAPDLLLEGPLQYDAAIDPEVGAKKLPGSQVAGRATVFIFPDLNTGNNTYKAVQRAANAVAIGPVLQGLNKPVNDLSRGCTVADIVNTVAITAIQAQAEKGLI
- a CDS encoding (Fe-S)-binding protein; amino-acid sequence: MTADVHQLAKMLHELDDQMVACMKCGLCQAVCPVFAETMNEGDVARGKIALLENLSHEMIKDPEGVQDKLNMCLLCGSCAANCPSGVKVLDIFLKARVIVNTYMGLPTVKKVIFQGLLTKPALFNSVLDVASKFQGVFTKTANDVIGSSCSRIVNAPVIGERHFMPLAPKPLRKLEPTRNTRPGKSGYRVAFFPGCVIDKIYPRVGQAVLKALTHHEVGIYMPSGQACCGIPALASGDKESFDKLVKRNLEVFEKENFDYLLTACATCTATMHELWPLMSGDKTQSMQDRIAAMSAKVMDVNQFMVDVLKVAMPVEGHGAKITYHDPCHLKKSMKVSEQPRQLLKTNPNVEFVEMADADRCCGCGGSFNLQHYKVSKDIGTQKRDNIVASGAQIVATGCPACMMQISDMLSQNKDNVAVKHVMEIYAETL
- a CDS encoding FAD-binding oxidoreductase, translating into MISTSLLTEFKTLLGKDNVLDSESDRHSYSYDAAVLDAVIPELVLRPTNSEQLGRTVALCNENKLPMTVRGAGTNLSGGTIPTKEHGVVILTNGLNKILEINEQDLYAVVQPGAVTAKFAAEVAKRGLFYPPDPGSQAVSTLGGNVAENAGGLRGLKYGVTKDYVMGVNFWNAEGEYIKSGGKTVKCVTGLNIAQLMVGSEGTLGVFDEIILKLVPPPVASKAMLAEFDDIAKASETVAAIIANKIVPCTLELLDNATINYVEDFTKAGLPRDAAAILLIEVDGGHIALVEDDAQKVLDICKKHGAKRVQMAKDAAEKNKLWEARRNALPALARARPTTVLEDATVPRSQIPAMITAINNIGAKYKLQIGTFGHAGDGNLHPTILTDRRDKEEFHRVEQAVDEIFDVALSLGGTLSGEHGIGTAKSKWLEKETSKATIIYSRRLKKAVDPNYLLNPGKIIGG